In Phaseolus vulgaris cultivar G19833 chromosome 10, P. vulgaris v2.0, whole genome shotgun sequence, a single genomic region encodes these proteins:
- the LOC137816140 gene encoding uncharacterized mitochondrial protein AtMg00310-like, whose product MSLFKLSSGVERKLIKIQRDFLWGWGADGRKIAWASWNLVCKPREFGGLGIIHPKQFNLALLGKWIWRLGSAEVGLWKEVLFSKYGGWRGLGEEGKGRNCSLWWKDLKEVWSSEGWGRSFEDNFEWKVGDENDIFFWKDRWLKGEALKSVFPRLFSISSNKDSNLLEVGSWTNGRWVWQLDWRRSFFDWENPMADQLSQLLLGVEVVPGEVDKWIWKVGGLQFFTVSSAYNLIRKDNEVVSSSVFCKLWGSKAIPSAGLLA is encoded by the coding sequence atgtcgTTATTCAAATTGTCTTCTGGGGTGGAAAGGAAGTTGATCAAGATTCAAAGGGATTTTCTCTGGGGATGGGGGGCAGACGGAAGGAAGATTGCTTGGGCTTCCTGGAACTTGGTTTGTAAGCCTCGTGAGTTCGGGGGGCTTGGAATCATACATCCAAAGCAGTTCAACCTGGCTTTGTTGGGGAAGTGGATTTGGAGATTGGGTTCGGCTGAGGTAGGCCTTTGGAAGGAAGTCCTTTTCTCTAAGTACGGCGGTTGGAGAGGTTTGGGAGAGGAAGGTAAAGGTAGAAATTGctctctttggtggaaagatCTGAAGGAAGTTTGGTCTTCAGAGGGTTGGGGGAGAAGTTTCGAAGACAATTTTGAGTGGAAAGTAGGCGATGAGAATGATATCTTTTTCTGGAAGGATAGATGGTTGAAGGGGGAGGCGCTGAAGAGTGTATTTCCAAGACTTTTCTCCATCAGCTCTAACAAAGACTCAAATTTGCTGGAGGTGGGGTCTTGGACTAACGGAAGATGGGTTTGGCAGCTCGATTGGAGGAGGTCTTTTTTCGATTGGGAGAATCCGATGGCGGATCAGTTGAGCCAGCTCCTGCTTGGGGTTGAGGTTGTCCCAGGTGAGGTTGATAAATGGATTTGGAAGGTTGGGGGTCTCCAATTTTTTACAGTCAGTTCTGCGTATAACCTTATTAGGAAGGATAATGAGGTGGTTTCTTCGTCGGTTTTCTGTAAGTTATGGGGGTCCAAGGCAATTCCTTCAGCAGGGCTTTTGGCTTAG